In the genome of bacterium SCSIO 12827, the window GGAGTTGTTGACCTTCAACGTGAACGGGGTAGCGCATGTCTCTCATGTGGTTGGCCTGGACGGTCTGGTCGGCCCCAATGTCTTTCTCGGCATTGCCCTGCAAAAAACAGATGTATTGCAGGGGGTCGATGAACTGACCATCCAAAGTCTGACATTATCGCTGTTGTTTCTTCTGTGCGGCACATCCCTTGTCATCCTCGTCGCCCGAAATCTGGCGCGGCCCATTTCCGATTTGGTTCTCGAGACCGACGTGATCCGGCGTCTCGAATTGGATAATCCCGTGCTGACCCGTTCACGGGTTGCCGAGGTTCAGGATCTGGCCTCGTCGATCGGCTCCCTCAAAACGACCGTAAAAGGCCTGGGCCGCTATATTCCGCAGGGCGTGGCGAACAACCTGATCACCCACGGAAGCTTGCCGGAGTTAGGAGGGGACAACCGGATGGTATCCGTCTTGTTCACAGATGCCGCCGGTTTCACCAAGCTGTCGGAGTTGATGTCGCCACAGGATCTGATGCGGAAGCTGTCGTCTTATTTCGAGGTGTTGTCGGAAGAGATTCTCGCGGAGAACGGGGCGATCGATAAGTATATCGGTGATTCCATCATGGCCGTTTGGAACGGGATCGAAGACGACGCGAACCATGTAATCCACGCTTGTCGTGCGGCACTGCGTTGTGAAGCGGAAAACGACCGTCTGAACGCTATGTGGAGATCCTACGGGTGGCCCGAAATCCAAACCCGGTTCGGCCTGCATTGCGGTGAGGCGGTGGTCGGCAACGTGGGATCGGAGACGCGCATGGATCACACGACGATCGGCGCCTGTGTCAACATGGCGTCGCGGCTTGAAGGTCTGAACAAAATTTACGGCACCCGCATTTTGATAAGCGAGGATGTCTATAAAGTGGCCAAGGACCATTTTCTGACGCGGCCTGTTGACCGGGTCCGGCCCGTCGGCAGCACGATACCCGTGACGGCATATGAACTCGTGGGTTTTCTTGACGGCGACGATGCCCATGCGACGGATGCGGACCGCCGACGCTGCGCCAGTTGGTCCGAGATCTATGTTTTCTGCCAGTCCCGCGACTGGCCGAATGTCTGCACCGCCCTTGAAGCCTACCGTGCCGAGTATCCGGAGGATGACTTGGCCCGGGTCTTCGCGGAGCGTATGCACCGTTATGTCGCGACACCCCCCGGCGAGGATTGGGACGGGGTCTGGGATTCCGACCGGAAGTGACGGCGCGGACCGTCGAAAAAGAGAAAATTTAACGGCCCCGTAACTTGAATAGACGGTTTCGGACGACCACCTACCGTTAGATACCAGAATAACCATTCTGGTGACGGGTTTTCGCCCGCCTAGGTGTCATCGGGGGCGCCGATAGAGAACGGTGACAAATCAAATAGGGAAGTCGAAAAATGCCGAAATTGAACATCAACGGCGTCGACCATCAGGTCGATGCACCGGATGACATGCCGTTGCTTTGGGCGATCCGTGACCTTGTCGGCCTGACCGGCACCAAGTTCGGATGCGGTCAGGCGCTTTGCGGCGCCTGCACCGTGCATCTGGACGGCCAGCCGACACGGTCGTGCCAGACCTTCGTCGGCGACCTTACGGGCGTCAAGATCACGACCATCGAAGGGATCGGTGGTAAGGTCGCCGAGACGGTCCGCCAGGTCTGGACGGACATGGACGTGCCGCAATGCGGCTACTGCCAATCGGGCCAGGTTCTGGCCGCCGTGGCGTTGTTGACGGAAAGGCCCAAGCCCACGGACGACGACATCGACGCGGCGATGGACGGCAATCTCTGCCGCTGCGCCACCTATCATCGCATCCGGGCCGGCATCCATGAAGCCGCCCGCCGGCTGGAGGCGTAAATTATGCTGCCCAAGATCATTGAACACCTGACCCCGGCCGTATCGGTGAAAACCAGCCGCCGTGCCTTCCTGGTTGCCTCGGCCGCCGCCGCAGGGGCTTTTATCATCGGCTTCGGCGCAGCACCCGCGGGGGCCGCCATGGGTGCCGCCCTGTCCGGCGCGCCGGCACCCTTCGATGCCTACCTGAAGATCGCAGCCGACGGCAAGGTCACCATCCTGTCGTCCCAATTCGACATGGGGCAGGGCGCCTATCACGGCCTCGCCACCCTGGTGAACGAGGAACTGGGGGCAGCCTGGGACCAGATCACCGTTGAGGGCGCGACCGGCGACCTCAGTCTCTATGGCAACATCGTCTGGGGCGGGGCCGTACAGGGCACGGGGGGGTCGTCCTCCATGACCACGTCGTTCGACCGCTACCGCAAGGCCGGTGCCGCCGCGCGCATGATGCTGGTCGCCGCCGCCGCCAAGGACTGGGACGTGCCTGCCACCGAAGTCGACGTCAAGGATGGGCGTCTGACCCATGCGTCCGGCAAGTCGGCGGGGTTCGGCGAGATGGCGGCCAAGGCAGCCCTGCTGCCGGTTCCAAAGGATGTCCCCTTGAAGGACCGCCAGGACTGGACCCTGATCGGCAACGGCGAACTGCGCCGTTACGACAGCAAAGCCAAAACCGACGGCACCCATCCCTTCACCATCGACGTGGTGTTGCCGGGCATGCTGACCGCCGTGATGATCCATCCGCCCAAGTTCGGCGCCGTTGTGAAATCTTTCGAGGCCGCCAAGGCCAAGGCCATGAAGGGCGTGGTCGACGTGGTGGCGACGCCGCGCGGCGTCGCCGTGGTCGGCGAACACATGTGGGCGGCGCTCGCCGCCCGCGACGCGGTCGCCGTGACCTGGGACGAGGCCAAGGCCGAAACCCGGGGGTCGGCGGCAATCCTGGCCGAATATGAGAAACGCGCCGCAGCTAAGCCGCAGGCCACCGCCCGCAGCGATGGTGACGCGACCAAGGCGTTGGCGGGGGCGGCCAAGACGGTTGAGGCCACTTTCCGCTTTCCCTATCTCGCCCATGCGGCGATGGAGCCCCTCAACGCCGTGGCGCGGATGAATGCAAACGGTACCCTGGAGCTTTGGGCGGGGCACCAACTGCCCGGCCTGTACCAGGGCATTGCGGCGGGCATTGCCGGGATCAAGCCGGAACAGGTCGTTCTGCACATCATGAAGACCGGTGGCGGTTTCGGCCGCCGGGGTACGCCCGACGGCGACATCGTGGCCGAGGCCGTGATGGTCGCCAAGGCCATCGGGTACAAGGCCCCGGTCAAGGTGCAATGGACCCGCGAGAACGACATGCGGGGCGGGCGGTACCGTCCGGCCTACGTCCATCGTTTGAAGGCGGGCATCGACGCCGCCGGCAAGCTGGTCGCCTGGGACCATCACATCGTCGGCCAATCGATCGTCGCCGGCACGCCCTTCCAGGGCTTGATCCAGAATGGCATTGATCAGACCTCGGTCGAGGGGGCATCCAACCTGCCCTATGCCGTGCCCAACCTGCGTGTCGGCCTGACCACGACAGAGGTCGGCGTGCCGCCCTTGTGGTGGCGGGCCGTCGGCTCGACCCATACGGCCTATGCGACCGAGGTATTCCTCGACCAGGTCGCGGCGGCGGCGGGGGCCGATCCGCTGGCGTTCCGCCTGGCCATGCTCGACCGCCATCCGCGCCACGCGGCGGTGCTCAAGCTGGCGGCGGAAAAGGCCGGTTGGGGCAAGCCCCTCGCCAAGGGCCGGTTCCTGGGATTGGCCGTGCACGAAAGCTTCCACACCTTCGTTGCCCATGTCGCCGAAGTCTCGATCAAGGACGGCGCGGTGAAAGTGCATCGGGCCGTCGCCGCGGTCGATTGCGGTACCGTCGTCAATCCGGACGTGGTCAAGGCGCAGATTGAAGGGGGCACCGGCTTTGGCTTGGGTGCCATCCTGGCCGAGGAGCTGACCCTGGCTGCCGACGGCACGGTGGAGCAGGGCAACTACGACAGCTATACGCCGTTGCGTATTTCGGCCATGCCCAAGGTCGAGGTTCACATCGTTGCGTCGGATGCACCGCCGACCGGCGTGGGTGAGCCCGGCGTGCCGTCCATCGGCCCGGCCGTGGCCAACGCCGTCGCCCGCGGCACCGGAAAATGGATTACGACCCTGCCGTTTACCCGAGGCATGCAGTCGTAGGACCGGAGACTGCCCGCCCTTGGGCGGGCGGTCTTCTTCCGGCAGAAATTAAATGGAAAACGTCAGGACGCGCACTTGATGCATTGCGCCGCCTGGGGCACGGCTTCGAGCCGCGCCGGAGGAATAGCCTCGCCACAGGTGACGCAGTCGCCATAGGTGCCGCCGGCGATCCGCTCAAGGGCGGTTTCGATCTGCGCGATTTCGATCAGCGCCGCGTTGCCCAGGTCTTCCAACACCTCATCGCCCTCGTTCTCCGTGGCGCGTTCTTCGAAATCCTGGCTGTCCGGTTCACGCAGCGTCTGGTCGATGTCCGCGATCTCCTCTTTCAACACCGCGAGGCGCTTTTCCAGGACCGGTTTCATCTTTTCCCCAAGATTCATGGACATTCCCTTTCGGTTTGGACGTGGGCCATCGGTCGCGTCTGATCATTAGAATAACATAGTCGATAACATCGGACATGACCGCCTTGAGCTAGGTCAATTATCTGGGGGCGAAATCGCGGCGGTGCAACCGACAGCCGCTTTGCGGCCCTTCGGGCTTTTCTCGCCTCGCGGAATGCTCTAGGAAACCGGCCATGGAACGGTTCATGGATTTCACCTTCGTCGCGGCCCAGCGTCTGACCGGCGTGGGCGCCGATCATCCGGCGGCGGCCCTGCACGGGCATACCTTCAACGGTACCCTGCGGCTGCACGGCACGCCTGATGCGGCGACGGGCTGGGTGATCGACCCGGCGGACCTGAAGCGGGAAATCGACGCCGTGCTGGCCGATATCGATCACCAATACCTGAACGAACTGCCCGGTTTGGAAAACCCCTCGACGGAACGCCTCTGCGGCTACCTGCGTGACCATCTGGCCCAGCGCTTGTC includes:
- a CDS encoding TraR/DksA family transcriptional regulator, coding for MNLGEKMKPVLEKRLAVLKEEIADIDQTLREPDSQDFEERATENEGDEVLEDLGNAALIEIAQIETALERIAGGTYGDCVTCGEAIPPARLEAVPQAAQCIKCAS
- a CDS encoding (2Fe-2S)-binding protein, producing the protein MPKLNINGVDHQVDAPDDMPLLWAIRDLVGLTGTKFGCGQALCGACTVHLDGQPTRSCQTFVGDLTGVKITTIEGIGGKVAETVRQVWTDMDVPQCGYCQSGQVLAAVALLTERPKPTDDDIDAAMDGNLCRCATYHRIRAGIHEAARRLEA
- a CDS encoding 6-carboxytetrahydropterin synthase codes for the protein MERFMDFTFVAAQRLTGVGADHPAAALHGHTFNGTLRLHGTPDAATGWVIDPADLKREIDAVLADIDHQYLNELPGLENPSTERLCGYLRDHLAQRLSAAGTVAVELWENPAVGCITEGRPA
- a CDS encoding xanthine dehydrogenase family protein molybdopterin-binding subunit, which codes for MLPKIIEHLTPAVSVKTSRRAFLVASAAAAGAFIIGFGAAPAGAAMGAALSGAPAPFDAYLKIAADGKVTILSSQFDMGQGAYHGLATLVNEELGAAWDQITVEGATGDLSLYGNIVWGGAVQGTGGSSSMTTSFDRYRKAGAAARMMLVAAAAKDWDVPATEVDVKDGRLTHASGKSAGFGEMAAKAALLPVPKDVPLKDRQDWTLIGNGELRRYDSKAKTDGTHPFTIDVVLPGMLTAVMIHPPKFGAVVKSFEAAKAKAMKGVVDVVATPRGVAVVGEHMWAALAARDAVAVTWDEAKAETRGSAAILAEYEKRAAAKPQATARSDGDATKALAGAAKTVEATFRFPYLAHAAMEPLNAVARMNANGTLELWAGHQLPGLYQGIAAGIAGIKPEQVVLHIMKTGGGFGRRGTPDGDIVAEAVMVAKAIGYKAPVKVQWTRENDMRGGRYRPAYVHRLKAGIDAAGKLVAWDHHIVGQSIVAGTPFQGLIQNGIDQTSVEGASNLPYAVPNLRVGLTTTEVGVPPLWWRAVGSTHTAYATEVFLDQVAAAAGADPLAFRLAMLDRHPRHAAVLKLAAEKAGWGKPLAKGRFLGLAVHESFHTFVAHVAEVSIKDGAVKVHRAVAAVDCGTVVNPDVVKAQIEGGTGFGLGAILAEELTLAADGTVEQGNYDSYTPLRISAMPKVEVHIVASDAPPTGVGEPGVPSIGPAVANAVARGTGKWITTLPFTRGMQS